The Kroppenstedtia pulmonis genome has a segment encoding these proteins:
- the dtd gene encoding D-aminoacyl-tRNA deacylase, translating to MRIVIQRARDAQVTVDGEITGKIQQGLVLLVGLTDGDGEKDIQYLAEKTLHLRIFEDEAGKMNRSLLDVGGEILSVSQFTLYGDCRKGRRPNFMAAAKPETAERLYNRFNEELKKYGVNVQTGVFGAMMDVSFTNDGPVTLILESQNGKGASLQPSKE from the coding sequence GTGCGTATTGTCATCCAACGAGCCCGGGATGCCCAAGTGACAGTTGACGGGGAGATTACCGGAAAAATTCAACAGGGACTGGTCCTGTTAGTGGGATTAACTGATGGAGATGGTGAAAAAGATATACAGTATCTGGCTGAAAAAACCCTTCACCTGCGTATATTTGAAGATGAAGCAGGTAAGATGAACCGCTCTTTGCTGGACGTCGGTGGTGAGATTTTGTCCGTCTCTCAGTTTACACTGTACGGCGATTGTCGCAAGGGCCGGCGTCCAAACTTTATGGCAGCGGCGAAGCCGGAAACAGCTGAAAGGTTGTATAATCGGTTTAATGAAGAACTAAAAAAGTACGGCGTAAATGTACAAACGGGTGTGTTCGGAGCGATGATGGATGTTTCCTTCACCAATGACGGCCCGGTTACACTCATTTTGGAGAGTCAAAACGGAAAAGGGGCCTCCCTCCAACCCTCTAAGGAGTAA
- a CDS encoding class I SAM-dependent methyltransferase, whose translation MDSIKDQVQKQFLQSGRGYRKSHIHAKGEDLIWLTEEISNRLEDPILALDIATGTGHTAFALTQSARRVVGLDLTPHMLEIAEEEADRQNIPPITWVQGDAENLPFPDRFFDIVTCRIAAHHFPEPIQAFSEACRVLIPGGLFILIDNYAPDAPSAEALLNQIEKRRDPSHFHVPSQKSWCQMLYSSGFSSVHTARTWETPILMPDWFQRAQTPKEDQSWILETLRQAPQHDRDELGFQDTDTPRLMWKKAMWIGQR comes from the coding sequence ATGGATTCCATCAAAGATCAGGTTCAAAAACAATTTCTCCAATCTGGTCGAGGGTATCGGAAAAGTCACATTCATGCCAAAGGAGAAGATCTTATCTGGTTAACCGAGGAAATATCCAATCGGTTGGAAGATCCTATACTTGCTTTGGACATTGCCACGGGAACCGGACATACGGCCTTTGCCTTGACACAATCGGCTCGTCGTGTTGTAGGGTTGGATCTGACTCCACACATGTTGGAAATTGCTGAGGAAGAAGCGGACAGGCAAAACATTCCCCCGATTACATGGGTACAGGGAGATGCGGAAAACCTTCCGTTTCCGGATCGCTTCTTTGACATCGTCACCTGCAGAATCGCGGCGCATCATTTCCCGGAACCGATTCAAGCTTTTTCCGAGGCCTGTCGTGTCTTGATTCCGGGAGGTCTGTTTATTCTGATTGACAATTATGCGCCGGACGCCCCCTCTGCCGAAGCCCTGCTGAACCAAATCGAAAAGCGCCGGGACCCCTCCCATTTTCACGTTCCTTCCCAAAAGTCCTGGTGCCAGATGCTGTATTCATCAGGCTTTTCTTCTGTTCATACGGCACGAACCTGGGAAACACCGATCCTCATGCCAGACTGGTTTCAGCGAGCCCAAACACCAAAAGAGGATCAAAGTTGGATTTTGGAAACATTGCGGCAGGCTCCGCAACATGATCGAGATGAACTGGGATTCCAAGATACAGATACTCCCCGGTTGATGTGGAAAAAGGCCATGTGGATCGGTCAACGTTAG
- the tkt gene encoding transketolase: MSTSQSVEQLAVNTIRMLSIDAVEKANSGHPGMPMGAAPMAYVLWSRFLRHNPVNPDWFNRDRFILSAGHGSAMLYSLLHLSGYDLSLEDLKNFRQWGSKTPGHPEFGHTPGVEATTGPLGQGISNAVGMAMAERHLAAVYNREGYPVVDHYTYTICGDGDLMEGISAEAASLAGHLRLGKLIALYDSNDISLDGETAASFTEDVQKRYEAYGWQVLRVEEENDLEAIDRAIREAQADTDRPTLIEVKTTIGFGSPQLAGTHKIHGAPIGAKEAAEVRKAYGWKWDEPFFVPEEVREHFASIKDQGSRAEEEWKALWKGYEKDYPELAQQLQVSIRGELPKDWDAGLPVYEEGDKPIATRSASGDVLNALADTVPSLFGGSADLASSNKTGLNKEKVFQAEDYTGRNVWFGVREHAMGAALNGMMLHGGLRAFGATFLVFSDYLRPSIRLSALSKLPVLYIFTHDSISVGEDGPTHEPIEQIPSLRLIPGLRVLRPADANETVAAYRYAMSQKENPVALILSRQNLPVLKGTAEKAEEGTRRGAYVLSDAEGQPEVILIATGSEVSLAVTAQQKLHELGIAARVVSMPCREEFEQQSKEYRESVIPSNIRARVVLEAAHPSGWEKIAGDQGAVIGIDTFGASAPGNLVMEKFGFHVENVLNQVKQVLNR; encoded by the coding sequence GTGTCAACCAGCCAATCCGTCGAACAATTAGCCGTTAATACCATTCGAATGCTTTCCATCGATGCAGTGGAAAAAGCAAATTCCGGCCATCCAGGCATGCCGATGGGTGCAGCACCGATGGCGTATGTACTTTGGTCCCGTTTTCTTCGTCACAATCCGGTTAATCCGGACTGGTTCAATCGGGATCGGTTTATTCTGTCCGCCGGTCACGGGTCAGCAATGTTGTACAGCCTCTTGCACTTAAGTGGATACGATTTGTCCCTGGAGGATCTGAAGAATTTCCGGCAATGGGGGAGCAAAACACCCGGACATCCTGAGTTTGGCCATACTCCCGGTGTGGAAGCGACCACAGGACCTCTGGGGCAAGGTATTTCCAACGCTGTGGGGATGGCCATGGCGGAGCGCCATTTAGCGGCAGTCTATAATCGGGAAGGCTACCCTGTGGTGGACCATTACACCTATACCATATGTGGCGACGGAGACCTGATGGAAGGTATTTCGGCGGAAGCGGCTTCCCTCGCCGGTCACTTGCGGCTAGGCAAACTGATCGCTCTGTATGATTCCAACGATATTTCACTGGACGGCGAGACAGCGGCTTCATTTACGGAAGATGTACAAAAAAGGTATGAAGCCTACGGTTGGCAGGTTCTCAGAGTGGAAGAAGAGAATGACCTGGAAGCGATTGACCGGGCCATCCGTGAAGCTCAGGCTGATACAGATCGCCCTACTCTGATTGAAGTGAAGACAACGATCGGCTTTGGAAGTCCTCAGCTGGCAGGTACACATAAAATACACGGTGCACCCATAGGGGCCAAAGAGGCTGCTGAAGTGCGGAAAGCCTATGGTTGGAAGTGGGACGAGCCTTTCTTTGTACCCGAGGAGGTACGGGAACACTTTGCATCCATAAAAGATCAGGGGAGTCGTGCCGAGGAGGAATGGAAGGCCCTGTGGAAGGGGTATGAAAAAGATTATCCGGAATTGGCACAGCAGTTACAGGTGTCGATTCGGGGTGAGTTACCAAAGGACTGGGATGCCGGGCTTCCTGTATATGAAGAAGGAGACAAGCCGATTGCAACCCGTTCCGCTTCCGGTGATGTTCTGAATGCTTTGGCTGATACGGTTCCCTCTCTGTTTGGAGGCTCAGCGGACCTCGCTTCTTCCAACAAGACCGGTTTGAATAAAGAAAAGGTCTTCCAAGCGGAGGATTATACCGGTCGTAACGTTTGGTTTGGTGTTCGGGAACATGCCATGGGTGCGGCGCTGAACGGTATGATGCTTCATGGCGGATTACGGGCATTTGGAGCTACTTTTTTGGTGTTTTCCGATTATCTGCGTCCATCGATTCGGCTGTCAGCCCTGTCAAAACTGCCGGTTCTCTATATCTTTACCCATGACAGTATCTCTGTAGGGGAAGATGGCCCTACTCATGAACCCATCGAACAAATTCCTTCATTACGCCTGATACCCGGCCTTCGGGTACTTCGCCCCGCTGATGCCAATGAGACGGTGGCAGCTTATCGGTATGCGATGAGCCAAAAGGAAAATCCTGTGGCTCTGATCCTGTCCCGACAAAACCTCCCTGTTTTAAAGGGAACAGCGGAGAAAGCGGAAGAAGGCACTCGCCGTGGTGCTTACGTTCTCTCGGATGCTGAGGGGCAGCCGGAAGTGATTCTGATTGCCACGGGTTCGGAAGTCAGCTTAGCGGTAACAGCCCAACAGAAGCTTCATGAGCTGGGAATTGCTGCCCGGGTTGTCAGTATGCCGTGTCGGGAGGAATTTGAGCAACAATCGAAGGAATACCGGGAGTCCGTCATTCCTTCAAACATAAGAGCCCGTGTGGTTTTGGAAGCAGCTCATCCCTCCGGTTGGGAAAAGATTGCCGGTGATCAAGGAGCTGTGATCGGTATTGATACATTTGGAGCCTCAGCTCCAGGGAATCTGGTGATGGAGAAGTTTGGATTCCATGTGGAAAATGTACTCAATCAGGTGAAGCAAGTTTTAAATCGATAG
- a CDS encoding RelA/SpoT family protein → MPIEELLEKAGRYLKQDDIERVKKAYLVADKAHQGQTRKSGEAFIHHPVAVAGILADLQMDATTLISAILHDVVEDTGVDLKTVSDEFGDTVGQIVDGLTKLKKRMKYKSNAEHQAENHRKMFVAMAQDIRVILIKLADRLHNMRTLKYLPEAKRRRIAQETLEIFAPLAHRLGISTIKWELEDIALRNINPQQYYRIVNLMKKKRAEREKYLDEVIATLRERLENMNLQAELSGRPKHIYSIYRKMVKDHKQFNEIYDLLAVRVIVDSIRNCYAVLGIIHTIWKPMPGRFKDYIAMPKANMYQSLHTTVIGPKGEPIEVQIRTAEMHRIAEYGIAAHWAYKGGNQVEESSFNEKLKLFRELLELQQETKDAQEFVENLKMDWFSDAVFVFTPKGDVLELPSGSVPLDFAYRIHTEVGNRCIGAKVNNKIVPLDHQLKTGDIVEILTSKHSYGPSRDWLKLVKSSQARNKIRNWFKKEQREESVSKGQEMVEAALKKQEYDPSILLNSERIKEVAANFNFPDEMDMYAAVGYGGISSAQVVNRLTEGLRSEEEKPLVLPDVKSMPKRRRKLDYGVQVKGVDNLLVRLSRCCNPVPGDEIKGFVTQGRGVSVHRGDCPNLKDVEEARMIPVEWEGVSDHFYNVDIEISGLDRNGLLKEVLQAVAETRVQLSAVSGKAERGGMAKIHMSLSIRNISHLQSVVDRIKRVRDIYSVRRIMQ, encoded by the coding sequence ATGCCAATAGAAGAGCTGCTTGAAAAAGCAGGACGATACTTGAAACAAGATGATATTGAACGGGTGAAAAAAGCGTATTTGGTTGCTGACAAAGCCCACCAGGGTCAAACCCGCAAATCCGGGGAAGCTTTTATCCATCATCCTGTGGCGGTGGCGGGTATTTTGGCGGATTTGCAAATGGATGCAACCACTCTGATTTCTGCTATTTTGCATGATGTGGTTGAGGATACCGGTGTTGATTTGAAGACGGTTTCCGATGAATTCGGAGACACCGTGGGTCAAATCGTGGATGGTCTGACCAAGCTGAAAAAGCGAATGAAATACAAGTCCAATGCAGAGCATCAGGCGGAAAACCATCGCAAGATGTTCGTTGCCATGGCCCAGGATATCCGAGTCATATTGATTAAATTGGCAGATCGCCTCCATAATATGCGGACCCTGAAATACCTTCCAGAAGCCAAGCGAAGACGGATCGCCCAGGAAACCCTGGAAATTTTCGCTCCTTTGGCGCATCGTCTGGGTATTTCCACGATCAAATGGGAACTGGAAGATATCGCTCTTCGCAATATCAATCCCCAACAATACTACCGAATTGTCAATTTGATGAAAAAGAAACGGGCCGAACGAGAAAAGTATTTGGATGAAGTGATCGCTACCCTGCGGGAGCGGTTGGAGAATATGAATCTCCAGGCTGAGCTTTCCGGTCGACCGAAGCACATCTACAGTATTTATCGCAAAATGGTAAAGGACCATAAACAATTTAATGAGATCTATGATTTATTGGCTGTTCGGGTGATTGTCGATTCAATCCGGAATTGTTATGCGGTGTTGGGAATCATTCATACCATTTGGAAACCCATGCCCGGTCGATTTAAGGATTATATTGCCATGCCGAAGGCCAATATGTACCAGTCCCTTCATACCACCGTGATCGGCCCCAAAGGAGAACCCATTGAAGTACAGATTCGTACCGCTGAGATGCATCGGATTGCCGAGTACGGGATCGCCGCACATTGGGCGTATAAAGGCGGCAATCAGGTGGAAGAATCCTCTTTCAATGAAAAGCTGAAGCTTTTCAGAGAATTGCTGGAGTTACAACAGGAGACCAAAGATGCTCAGGAGTTTGTTGAAAACCTGAAAATGGATTGGTTTTCCGATGCCGTATTTGTGTTTACTCCAAAGGGGGATGTCTTGGAACTCCCGTCTGGTTCGGTTCCTTTGGACTTTGCATATCGAATTCATACAGAAGTGGGTAACCGATGTATCGGTGCAAAGGTCAACAACAAGATTGTTCCTTTGGACCATCAATTGAAAACAGGAGACATTGTAGAGATTCTCACTTCCAAACACAGTTACGGCCCCAGCCGGGATTGGCTGAAGCTGGTTAAATCCTCCCAGGCCCGTAACAAAATCCGAAATTGGTTTAAAAAAGAACAAAGAGAAGAAAGTGTCTCCAAAGGTCAGGAGATGGTGGAAGCCGCCCTGAAGAAACAAGAATACGATCCCAGTATCCTTCTCAACAGTGAGCGGATTAAAGAAGTGGCTGCCAATTTCAATTTCCCGGATGAAATGGATATGTATGCCGCTGTCGGTTATGGGGGAATCTCTTCCGCCCAGGTGGTTAACCGCTTGACAGAAGGACTTCGGTCCGAAGAGGAAAAACCTCTGGTTTTGCCGGATGTCAAATCCATGCCGAAACGGCGCAGAAAACTGGATTATGGCGTTCAGGTGAAAGGGGTGGATAACCTTCTGGTTCGTCTCTCCCGGTGCTGCAATCCGGTACCTGGAGATGAAATCAAGGGATTTGTCACACAGGGGCGGGGAGTGTCTGTCCATCGAGGGGATTGTCCCAATCTGAAGGACGTGGAGGAAGCACGGATGATTCCGGTGGAGTGGGAAGGCGTCTCCGATCATTTTTATAATGTGGATATTGAAATATCAGGATTGGATCGCAATGGTCTGCTCAAAGAAGTGTTGCAGGCGGTGGCAGAGACCCGGGTACAACTGTCTGCAGTAAGCGGAAAAGCGGAACGGGGAGGAATGGCCAAAATTCATATGAGTTTATCCATTCGCAATATCAGCCATCTGCAATCTGTTGTTGACCGGATCAAAAGAGTTCGGGATATTTACAGTGTACGACGAATCATGCAGTAA
- a CDS encoding DUF3238 domain-containing protein — MYYEEKRLGTVLQTSDETTIDISREDKKQVTLQGDDFRDYPTGYGFTMRYTTFIPLEYAVNPQCDWVGYCKFHYFEGDNRSFDVWSDRFRTRSDVYITWDFDTNNPNDVKLNPSIGTTVGLDENKNPVETDQADESDIELSRVTNTGDSITHWIKLESSNPLVVGAPAIDAEYGAQVYKNGTGHVEGTHDKAPSHEFYIAPYASDGGWRTILNDEHEGFEYLLPIMPNAEFSIDLE; from the coding sequence TTGTATTATGAAGAAAAAAGATTAGGAACTGTTCTGCAAACATCGGATGAAACAACAATAGATATTTCGAGAGAAGATAAGAAACAGGTTACCTTACAAGGAGATGATTTCAGGGATTATCCTACTGGGTATGGTTTCACAATGAGATATACAACTTTCATCCCACTTGAGTATGCTGTCAATCCACAATGTGATTGGGTAGGCTATTGCAAATTCCATTATTTCGAAGGTGACAATAGAAGCTTTGATGTTTGGTCTGATAGATTCCGAACCCGGTCAGATGTTTATATTACATGGGATTTTGATACAAACAACCCTAATGATGTAAAACTTAACCCTTCAATTGGAACAACGGTTGGTCTTGATGAAAACAAGAATCCTGTAGAAACTGATCAAGCTGATGAATCAGATATTGAATTGTCCAGAGTCACAAATACAGGGGATTCAATTACACATTGGATCAAGTTGGAGTCAAGTAACCCTTTAGTAGTTGGTGCTCCTGCAATCGATGCTGAATATGGTGCACAAGTATATAAAAATGGTACGGGACATGTTGAAGGTACTCATGACAAAGCCCCTTCACATGAGTTTTATATAGCACCGTATGCGTCAGATGGTGGCTGGAGAACAATATTAAATGATGAGCATGAAGGGTTTGAATATTTACTTCCGATTATGCCCAACGCTGAATTTAGCATTGACCTGGAGTGA
- a CDS encoding head fiber protein: protein MAKKADASHTHGLNDVSGLQDALDGKAESDHTHSGYAPTNHTHDISDVSDLQTALDGKASASHNHDGVYQPAGNYANESHTHPISEITNLQTQLNSKLTATQAGAQADSTATEIGGLVDDFNALLTKLRAAGIIAE, encoded by the coding sequence TTGGCTAAAAAGGCGGATGCTTCCCATACCCATGGGTTGAATGATGTTTCCGGCCTCCAAGACGCTCTTGATGGTAAAGCAGAATCAGACCACACCCACTCTGGTTACGCTCCCACTAACCATACCCATGACATCTCCGATGTATCTGATTTGCAGACCGCGCTAGATGGTAAGGCGTCCGCTTCCCATAATCATGATGGTGTTTATCAACCTGCAGGTAATTACGCTAACGAATCACATACTCACCCTATTTCGGAAATCACAAACCTGCAGACCCAACTTAACAGCAAGTTAACTGCTACACAAGCTGGAGCGCAAGCAGACAGCACTGCTACCGAAATTGGGGGGTTAGTTGATGACTTCAATGCCTTGCTCACCAAATTACGTGCCGCTGGAATTATCGCTGAATAA
- a CDS encoding cation:proton antiporter: protein MKLLFFFTLLIILISTKLAGDLSVRLGQPSVLGKLIVGIIIGPAVLGWVDKSTMIEELSQIGVLLLMFIAGLETDIKELNRNRNASLAVAVGGIIMPLLGGYYGGMLFGLDHQNALFLGLLLSATSVSITVQTLKDLNQLQSRESVTILGAAVVDDVLVVVLLAFMMSFMGTADVGVSMVILKKVIFFASIILLGWKVVPWVMRILSSLRITESVISAALIICFFFSYLAEWLEIAGIIGAFAAGVAISQTSFKHEVERKVEPIAYAVFVPIFFVSIGLNVSFEGVGEQVGFIVVLSIIAILTKLIGCGLGARLSGFNTRSSLAIGSGMVSRGEVALIIAATGLEAQLLAQEYFTSVIIAIIVTTLVTPPLLKIIMGENKEVSNKESA from the coding sequence GTGAAATTGCTTTTTTTCTTTACCCTTCTGATCATCCTGATCAGCACCAAACTGGCGGGGGATCTTAGTGTTCGTTTGGGACAGCCTTCTGTTTTGGGTAAGTTGATTGTGGGAATTATCATCGGCCCGGCTGTGCTGGGATGGGTTGACAAATCCACTATGATCGAAGAGTTAAGCCAAATCGGAGTTCTTCTGCTGATGTTTATCGCCGGTTTGGAGACGGATATCAAGGAGCTGAATCGTAACCGGAATGCCTCCTTGGCAGTGGCGGTGGGAGGTATTATCATGCCTCTGCTGGGGGGATATTACGGGGGAATGTTGTTCGGATTGGATCATCAGAATGCTCTTTTCCTCGGTTTATTGCTTTCGGCTACTTCCGTCAGCATTACGGTTCAAACACTGAAGGACCTGAACCAGTTACAGAGCAGAGAAAGTGTTACTATTTTAGGTGCGGCAGTGGTGGATGATGTCCTGGTTGTCGTATTGCTTGCTTTTATGATGAGCTTTATGGGAACTGCGGATGTAGGAGTCAGTATGGTGATTCTGAAAAAAGTGATTTTCTTTGCATCGATTATTTTGTTGGGGTGGAAAGTAGTTCCCTGGGTGATGCGAATCCTGTCATCATTGCGTATCACTGAATCGGTTATCAGTGCCGCCCTTATTATTTGTTTCTTCTTTTCTTATTTGGCGGAATGGTTGGAAATTGCCGGAATTATCGGTGCTTTTGCCGCCGGCGTTGCCATTTCCCAAACAAGTTTCAAGCATGAAGTGGAGAGAAAAGTAGAGCCGATCGCTTATGCCGTTTTTGTGCCGATCTTCTTTGTCAGCATTGGATTGAACGTATCCTTTGAAGGAGTGGGAGAACAAGTCGGGTTTATCGTGGTTCTCAGTATCATCGCTATTTTGACCAAGCTGATCGGATGCGGTTTAGGAGCCCGGCTCTCTGGTTTTAACACGCGATCATCCTTGGCCATCGGATCCGGAATGGTATCCCGGGGGGAAGTGGCCTTGATTATCGCTGCTACCGGGCTGGAAGCACAATTGTTGGCCCAGGAATACTTTACATCTGTGATCATTGCGATCATTGTAACGACGCTGGTTACACCTCCTTTGCTGAAAATCATCATGGGGGAAAACAAGGAAGTATCCAACAAGGAATCGGCATGA